The genomic window ATGCTGCTTCCAAGATCCctggcctccctcccggggctgtTCACTCCCATTTGCAGAGCTGACACCGTGGCAGCCTGCGTGAAGGCTTCTCTAAGTTAATGCCAAACAGACTCTGAGAGCCTGTCGGATCCCAAGGGCTGTGGTTGCCGCTAGAaatgcatctgctcctgctgggagggtTCTGCCTCTCTCCACACAACCTTGTGGTCAAATCTGCCCTCCGATATACATGGGCAGCTCCTGTTCACTTCAGTGGGAGCCTCTTGTTTGAAGCCAAGGACAGGATCAGGTCCTCAGGAATTAACTAGATCCATTTTTAAATTAGTCCTTGTTTCCCATGTCTTGATGCTGCAGAAAAAGGGGTTTTCCCCACAGCCACTTCAAGGGTTTTCCTATCTATCAATATAAACAAAAAATAGTGCCTGGGACCTCCAAAAGGGACAAGGTAGAGGCTGGTGCTTGGTGGCTTAGGGACTGGAATAAGACATGCAGAATCTTCTGCCTCCAGTGCCTACATATTAATCAGTGACCAAAGATTTAGGAATTCATTTTTTTGAAACCCCACCAAAGGCTTGTTCTTCAAAGGGTAGGTGCTCAGCaagcccctttcagtcagctagTCTTTCTTTTAAATTTAGGCCAGGTTTGTAAATTTGCCTCTAAGCTAGGTCAGGAGGGAGTGTAAGCTGCTATTGTTCATCATAGTCCAATAGCCCCTGTGAAATAAGTTGGCGTCTTTACTCCTGCTCTCACCCAATGGATCTCCACCTACTTAACACCTTACAGCATTAATGTCAGGAGCCTATAGCTGGCTCTGCTTGGCCTCATCACTGCCAGTCTTAGTGGGGAAACCCAGGTCTGTAAGGTACAAAGGCAGAGTCACTTCAAAGTTTTAAAGTTTTGGCCTGCACAAAGATAACTTCATAATCAAGGACTATGGGGAGTTATGTTCTCCTCTATATATTCCCAGTGGGTTTCAGTAAGATTGAAATTCAAATCAGCAAGTTAATCTAAAAGGCTGATATTTCCTAAAATGATCTGTACATTTATATCTACAAAACTGTCTGTGTCTGCCAATTGGATAGTTGCCCTTCTAACTATTGACTTGCGTGTGAGTGTGTAGAAGTGCTTTCAGGCATGCCCAACTGTGTCTTGTATTCCTGCAAAGTGTCAATGATCTATGCTTAGCTCAAGAGTTggcatttattttgtatttcattCAAGTCAAACTGATACCCCTCTCCAATGCAGCCTTTACTAATGGAGATGCATCAGGGATATGTTTGCATTTTTGCATGGTGACCTTGGTGATATAGTCTCCTACCTACACCCACACTGGAGTTTAGCACAAAGTATTTTCTGCTGCAGCGCAGCTTGTTGGCAGCAAATGGGAATAACCTGGCACACACGGCTTAGAGAACCCTAAGCTCTCTAGAGCAGAACCATCTCTTCTGAAGAAGGCTGAAGGTGTAGTCAGGATCTGACTTTTGCTGTGTTGTCCTGTTTCAGGGGGTACAACAATTCCAGGCGAGGTGTGAGACCATTAGCATCTGCAACCAATTCTGCTGTGTCCTAAAAAAAACCTGTTGGAGGAACAGCCATCCCAGCAGTCATGTCAAAGGATGAAGTAAGCTGCAAGTTGACTTCAGTCTACAAGCACAAGGAGCGTAAGCCTAAAAAACCACATTACATCCCAAGGCCATGGGGGAAGCCCTACAACTACAAGTGCTTCCAGTGCCCTTTCACCTGCATGGAGAAGTCCCATCTCTATAACCACATGAAGTACAGCCTCTGTAAGAACTCACTCTCACTGCTTATCGAGTCTGACTGGCCCTACAAAAAAGGAAACTTGCTGCACCCTGAGCTTCGCCTCCTGCAGGCCACAGAGACATCTCGGCTCCGTGGGAGGAGGGATGAGCAAGAAGCCTGTGACtcttcagctgcagctggagtgatggCTAATCCAAAGCAAGCTGCAGATGGAGATGATGAGGGAGACAAGCCAGCACCAGAAGCTGAAGTCCTGCCCTCAGAAGGGATCAATGAAGAAGCCAGCCATTttcaagaggaggaggaagacatgACTGGGCTGCTGAGGGAGCTGGATTCAGCTGAGAAGAAGGAGAAAGCAAAGGAGGAGGCAGGTGATCCTTCTGAACCAGAGGTGAACACCCTGGTCTTTGGATTCAAGAACAAAAGGGACAAGCCTTGCAAAGAGGTTGAGCCTGATTTCATCATCACAGATGTCTTCTCACTGAAGAACCACATGATGAAGGGCAAGGAAACTCCTTCTCCAGACTTAGAAGCCAAGCCAAAGCATTGCAAGGTGCCAAAGAAATGCCTGGGGAGCAGCGGGATTCTCATGGAGCAGTGGAAGCTGGTTGCTAATGGGCAAAGAAGAGGTACCAACGATGTCTCCCCACCACGTACGGAAGGCAACATCATTCCCTGCTATCCCCCTCCAGCCTATGGTGATTACCATGAACCTCATGGCCTGAACCTCTCACTGCTGGGCATTAACTACCCGCTGAACCCCAGCCTCTTTTCCTATCTAGGTCCCACCATGACCAACAgtgccacagcccacccccacctcacaCAGCTGCCCTTCCTAGCCTCCACTGCTCAGCTGATGCACCCACATTCCACTcacttccagcccctccagcacccTGAGAGATCAGCCTTCCTGCCCCGTTTCTACTACCCCTTGCTCTTTGAACATACCTTCAGCTCCACTGAAAGCAAGACAGCTGCAGGCAAACCAGaagcccagcagccagcagggtcagccatgccagctcctccccaacCCCAAACTGCCAGTGAACCCCAGAAAGCAGGACTGCTGAAGGTGCCAGTGCTGAAGACCAATTTTCCTTGGGCGAAAGGTGTCcgcgaggaagaggaggagaaatggTTGCcccaagaaaaagaaagcaatccAGCTTTGGGCATCAACAGCTTGCGCAAAAAGCCAGCACCTGATGTCTACCAGAATCTTGTGGGCATAAAGGATGGTGTCTTTCTCCCCAACAGCATCAGGAAGGCAGAGTTACCAGTGGTCACTTGCCTGGAGAATGCTGGTGCTCCAGTCAGCTCTCTGAAGAGGAAGTTCATTGGGAGTGGGCTTGATTTTATGCCACCTGACACACTGATTCCTGGAAAACTAGGCTATCATTCCAGGTAGGAAATGTATATGGTATCTCTGCAGACAGGTGCTATTTCCATAGATACTCTCTTTGATTGTTAATAGAGTATTTGCTGGGTTCATAGTGCTGTCCTGGTCCTTATTACCCACCTGCTTCTCAGTGTTTCCTTGTGGCACTGAAGCTTTGTTCCTATTCTTAAAAGTCCGTTAATCCTAGTGAAAGCCCAGGGTTTACAGCTGCCATTAAGAAATTAGCAGCCTGAGATGAAAGCTAACAGCCAACGCTaacaaaagttaaaaacaaagcTAACAGATAAAGAGCTGCCAAAGCTAACAGCTCTTACTAACTTTAATGGGACTTTGCCTGAGTGCATTCTGAGTCAAAACTTGAGACTGGAATTTGACCTCTAGCCAGTATTTACTATAAGCAAGGACTAGGACTGTTGTGAGGAAGAGAATCAGTATAGTTGCTTGAGTATACACGTAAGCATTAAGAactcacagctctgccagtgaccTGGAACTAGAGCTTACTGGGCACTAGGAGCTCACATGATGGGTGTACTTTGGAAAACCAAGCCCTTAACTTTTAGCTTTGGGCCAGTCACTTCACCTTTCTGGGCCTTGGTTTCCCATCTGGAGAAAAGAGCTAAAGACTACTCAATGTTTTTACTGTATGGTAATGCTAACCTGAAGCATTCCAAAATTGAGGTAGGCTCCCAAAATGATATTGGATTAAAatcataggattttttttaaacataatttgcTTTCTGATTTCTGAGTCCAGGGCtagaatttatttctttttaatgaaagctgaattCCTCACCCAATCCCAAGACTCCACAAGCTGAGGCTTTAAGAAAAAACCCCCATAAAATATTGTGAAACTCACTGATAAAATCATAATCTTTAGCAATATGGAATGCCCTCTCTGGGGAAGTGCCAAATACCTGCCTAGAGGAATTGCTTTTCCTCATTAAAATAGTCTCACAAGGGTCTTTGCTACATTGTCAAGGCCAAGTAGTTGGCAATGAGATTAGGAATTGGTCTATTAAAAACAGGCCAACAGTTAACTGATGAACACATTCTAACCCTGTCATACATTCAAAGGGTGATTTTACCAAAGAGTTAGGCCAGAAGTGGgcaaatgcggcccaccaggccattctatccagcccatgggggccctaaaaaatttagaaaattaatatttatctgcccctggctgcttgtcatgtggccctcgatagcttgccaaaacttagtaagcggccctctgcctgaaataattgcccgcccccgaGTTAGGCCTTGAGCAACTCGgttagggccagatccagatcATTCTTATAGTTGCTTCCATGTAGGCTTCAGCACACTGAACACCAAACTCTTAGTCACAGAAGTCGGGTTTAAGGGCCTAGGATCTCTATACATGGGGGAGAAAAAAGGCACCTCCAAAGGGCAATCTAGCGTGCCATGGTGCTGAGCAGGGAGCCATCTAAAACAATCCAATGGAAAAGGTGAGTCACAGGGGTCTGactgagctcctgcctctcttcaGACCTGAAGCATCTGACTCAGTGCTTCACTTGAGATGACTCCACTTGCTGGAGACCCAGAGGGTTGGTGTCTCAGGACATATCTACAGCACCTGTGTACCACCCCTGGGAGTACTGCCAGGAAACACACCCCTACCGATTGTTCCAATTCTACACATGCCAAATGCCAGAAATGAAGCAATTGTCTACCTTAGAGTAGCCCTGATCACACACCGTAAGCATGCCTAAGAGAGTGagcctgagagtggtgctgggcatGTGCTCAGGGCAGCTTTTTAAGTGACTATGTTGTCTCACTTTGGGAGCTGGTGCATGTGAAACAGGAGAAAGCAGGCGAGATGAACTCTACAGCAGCACTCCTGGGCACTAACTGATGGTgttgagcagggatccaggttttccatttcccatggcaAAACGGAGTAAAAACGCATATTTCCCCTTTACCAGAGGAAattgtggatttctcattttagcaaaGGAACctctggattttgcagttttgcaacgagctccctgcaggcaggcagagttccagcctgcagggggtggggggagcaggaggagagcagtcaggcagggggcgccatgtgcatgtaagggagggagagaaaaaaatgggCGGAGCATGTGTGCTcatgcagaccccccccccaagtctgtgggggaaggggcgggggaagtgggggagggagtggggcttaggTTGGGATCAGGGCCAGAGCATGCTGCACGCATGTGGCCACCCCTTCCCCCGTGCCAGGGGTCATTGCCCAGTGCCGGCATCTACCACCTCCCAGCCCCGCACCCACCTGGCTGCCTCTCCatactggccccagcccagccccagtcccacactgcccagtgggggctggagctCGAGcggagccagcctcagctgcactacCAGGCCAGAGCCCCTGGAATACTtgcacccaccccagcccaggaagaTTGGTGGCTCATCCAGAGCCGTGGTGCCAGGGAAccaatctttgcacagggcaagggcgggctACAGTTGTGCTCTGCCTGCTCTGCGTCTCCAcacagaggtggggagcaggcagagtgcagctgcagcctgcccttgccccgtgcaAAGATTGGGGGTCACCCCCCACCTCTTTGGCTACCCTGTGCCACGGCTCTGGAGGAACCacaattgtcccatgacccggcTGGGGCCCCGGTAACCATGAATGGGGCCCCAcccagcagctcatccaggggcatggcatgggggagctagggggaggggactgtgccccccttccctggctcccccgcagtgtgcatagcagcaggagctgctgaccCACACCCCTGGATAAGCCTCCAGGGTCCCATTGCCCCacgacccagcccagctggggccccattcccTGCGAATGGGGCCCCGGCTGGGCCAGGTAATGGTACAAttcccacagtgcagcagggagtgaggcagaggcaggggtgaagGATTTGTCCCTGCCCCTACtccgctccctcctgcactgtgggggttttGGTCTGTCTCACCCAAGCAATCAAAAGAAACTTACTGCTGTGCTATGCTGGGCCAGCTGTGATCCcggcatgcccctcccccctgctgcagcaacctGTGGCCGGGCTGCCCTGGCATTTGGGGGGGTCTGGGCCCCATTAGCCCCACCACTTCTGCCGCctatgcatgtacatacacatggtCCCAGagttggccagggctggggatgctgcccagccaggtggtatGTGTGGCTTGGGGCCAATAGCCATAATGCGTGGCTGCAGGGCTctagcagggagagggaagggccgtgggcagcttgtccagggggtagggagctgaggccagcttcccccactgcacacactcccggGGAAGGGACCTGGGGGGGAACCTGTGCCCCaaagatctgtgtggggtggggtggggtgggctgcctgcttggGCTCTTGCCcttctgcccttccccagggcctccacaacCTAGCAGGTACAACCTGGCGCTGCAAGGTAGAGCGGGGCTGTACAAGAAAGCTGCTTACTGCTGAACTCCATGCTGGCCTGGCGACTCTGCAGCCATAGGCTTGCGCTGTGCACACAGCAACAGTAAAAGGCATAACCGTGCAGtactctctgcccctccccacctgggagtgtgtgcagcagtggagaGCCAACCCctgcccgagcctgcagcaggcagtagCTGGGCTCCGCTCTGCTATAatagccaccacctcctgccaggggcagggggctgtggacccaggttcctggccccatagccctgccacctggggtccctctctggcagggctgggggggagcaggagctgtgggtgggaggcaaggggcacaagcagggccatgGGCTatgcagggagtgaggggcaccagcagcactgggactgggggctttcattttaataatggatttggggatttttatcagagaacttgtgatttttattagggaaaaccaggacctCTGGTGTTGAGGCATGCTGAGTGACTGTAATGCTCAAGACATGCAGACAGCACTAGTTCAGTACGAAGCACAGCACCTGCTTTCCCattcactggggggggggcggtccccAGGGGCCTCAATCATGGCATCCAGAATTAGTGACATGGCCCAGGCTGAGTTATCCAATAGCAGATTTCTGAGCGCTTACATGCCCTCCCCCAGCTAATTATTACTGGTATTTCCATTTTGtctcattttttcctctttccagcACTTTGAGAAtgacccctgcccagctcccaaaGTCCCTGGACCGCTGGCACATGGAGTTCCACACTTGTCCAACTGAAGAGCAGGTGAAAACTAGTGGCCCAGAAGTTGTGTCCCCAGCAATCACCCCCTCGGATCACACCCCGTGTAAGCAGAGCAAAGTGCAAGAGACTTCAGCCAGCACAACAGACCCCGAGGCCACCACCCTGCTCATTGGGGATCTGTCAAAAACCCTTGAGGAGTACCAGGAGGTGGAGAAGAAACTCTCTGACCTGGCAAAAGAGGACACCCCTGGACAAAAGCACCTGAGAGAGCAGCTAGTCAAAATCCGAAGGGAACTCTACCACATCCACCAGGCACTAGAGAAAGCCACCAAGCCCCATGAAGGCCCCTTGGACCTCTCAGTGAAAAGATCCTCAGAAGGGCTTGAGAAGGGCCACCAGGCCAAGAAAGATGCCTATAACCTTAGTATAGGAGGTGAAAAGCTCCAGAGCAAAGACCAAGGTGCTATCAACAAGTGTGTAGCAGCTGGAGAACCTGGAGATGGGGACGGAATGCCAAGTTGCCTTCTTGAGGCTGAGAACAAAACCATTGATCTGCTGATCAAGATGAGCCGGTCAGAGAACCTCCGGGCATCGTCTACCGAGGCTCATCTGGGTGCCGTTATCAAAGCTGAGGTGCTGCCCCTCAACGTGCCCCTGGAGCTCCGACATGTGATGGAACCCTACTATAGCCGCACCACCAAGTGTGAGGCAGACTCCAGCGTGCTGCTCTGCTCAGATGGGCGCTCCAGCACCACCCAAGGCCCTCAGCTCCCTGTGACTGAGGATGGCCCACTGAGCTGCCGGGCCATGCAGCGCTCCCTGTCCTGTGGTCTTCCCAACGACACAGATGCAGTGTGTATCCACAGCCCTTTAAACCCGGACCCGTGATCCAACCTGGCACCTGCTCTCAGAACTTGGATTTCTCTAATTACCTTCTTGCTCTCAACCCCGCCAGTCCCATTTCCCTGACAAAGGCTTAGCCACTACCTGACTGTGAGGCCACGTAGCACTGTGCTCTTGTTAACTCCCTGTGACAGAATCCATGAGGTGTAAACAACACTTCCCCTCACCGTCCCTCTTCCCACTGCTAAGGACAGTGCTTGTGGGCTCTGCATGTACACAGTTACAACTCCCTGAGCCCAGGAGCCGCTTCAAAGGGAATGCAAACCAGCAGGCCAGGGAGTCTTTTCAAAGAGCAGGTGTAACTGAGACTGAGCTATCTCCCTGCTTCCTACCAGGGGTTTGCTGACAATGGGAGGGGAGTCTTTATGGCTGACTGTAGAGGCCTGAGGAGACCAGCATCTATGACCTGGGGAAGTGAATCTGCAAAGCCTGAGACAGATAAGCCGAGACAGGCTGGGGGCCTGCTGAGCCTACAGGACATGCAGCTGATCCTCAATTAATTGTGACTATCATGTCTTATAAAGCAGATCTGGGGAACTGACAGTTGGTTTGGGGTGGCCATCAGGAACAGGCACCCACATTAACCTAGCTGGACACCAAATAGCTCCAGCTGCTCCTGATAATAAACACAAGAACAGAAGCAAGAGTATGTCTCTGGCCATAAGTACAAGCTGGATCCTGCAGGAGAGACTTGACAATGGGGCATCTTCTCCCCTTTGACCATAGTTTCAAAAGGGCCCTGCAGCTGGAGGGACATGTCATGCTCCTGTAGAGCAATGGAATAATGGTATTTCTGAGGAGCCTGGCTGCCCACAGAGCATCTGGCCATTTcctttgctttgcatttatatCATGTTCCCTTCCCTGTACTTCAGTGTTCGGAGTGAAGGCCCCAGATTCAATCCTTGTCCCCACAGTCAGTCCTATGAACTCCTTTTAGTTTGTCCTAAAATAAATCCTCTCTATGCAGTCCATGAAACCTGATAGTATAGGAAGGCAGAAATCAGTGACATAATCAGTGAGGATGATGAGGGGGCAATGAGAGCTACCTCAGAACCTGTTATCAGGGAGGCAGCTCTTTTTCAAATAATGATTTGAAAGACTTCAGCTCTCCAACCCTGCTAGACAGTCCACATGGCCTGCTGGTCCCAAGCTGGCACTCCAGGATGCCTTCTGACTTCCTGTCAATCCCTTAGACAGAAGAGGCCTCCATGAGAAGTTCTGGGTCAACAGGGTTGGAACTGGCTACCCCACAGGCCAGCAAGCCATTCTGTGATCTTCACTATTGATTATGCATTAGACTGAAGCACTCTGAAACTCCatcttctccccttcctccctgtgcatctcctggaggcctcctcctcctctttgaaTGGTAAGATATCAGTCCTTTGATATCTATCCCAGGGGGTCTCATGCCACCCAACTCACTCCTGTTGCTACCTATTTTTCAGTGGCAACAAAGAAAGGATGGATTCAGCACAGGAATCACAGATTGCTGATCTGCAGAGACATGACTATGGTTCAGGAGAATAGCTGttcaccctctcccctcccctcctttggacaaaaaaaatggaatttctaGGACTCCCCTGGCCTTCTGCAGGGGCTTCATTGAAACTATTGAATCCTGATTTATGTTCTTCCAAACACACAGGCTGTATTCATCAAGGAACTGAACAGCTGATGTCCCTTTCTCTGCCTCTCCCATCTTTACAGCTACCCAGTCTAGTCCCCTCCATGAAAGACAGGGGCATCCATAATCTAGTCCAGAGACCCATTACTGAATTCAATGGATGGGTGGTTCTTTTACTTGGAAGAACAAAAGATGGGGGAAGCTGGTAAAAATACAGCAACCCCAaaaggaggagcagcagccacagaATAGTGTGAGCCTTGCTGTTCTCTGTGGAAGGAGAATTGAACATGGAGAGTTTTGCTTCAACAGAGTGAAAAAGGAAGGTCTTCAGATGAGACCTGAAACTCCCATGTATTCTGTGGACCTCTGAGGAGGCACAATTTTTTCAGCTGGGGATATCACATAGCACTAAGGATCTGGCGACTGAGTGCATGGGGAGAGAGCACCCACTTGATCTAAAAGGTTTGTTTCTATACAGTCCCACCTGACAAGCGGATGTGGGGAAGGACTttggtcagggaatgcaggctgATGCCATGACctgcttattttttaaagtgctccAAGACACTTTAATTATCTACACAGTTAGCAGACTTTGCTTCTTGGAAAGGTGACCTAAATACAGAGATGTCAGTAAATGGAGAACACCCCAACTGCAAAGGACAGTTTCTTCAGCAGCATAGTGCTGCAGCCCTGAGGAGCATGCTGGGGAATAAGGCAGCAAATAATACATCTCTCAGTGGTAAGGGCTTGCATTTCCAACTGTACCCCAGGATCCCTGAGACTATGTCAGTCTAGTAGCAGGCAACGCACTTCCTTGCTATGAAGACACAACATAAGCCTCAGTCCTTATACTAGTGGCACAGAAACCTTGGTCTTTAAAGCAGGAAGCAAGAGAGGTGGGTCTTGCCTCCATCACTCATTGTTTTGTTTCTGTGCACCAGCAAAATGTTTGCATGTTGTAAAGTCATTGACATACTCACCACTTGTTCTTCTGCCCAGCTAATGCAAGGGGAGACATGACAAATAACAGTTTTCAAAAGGGAAAGATTCCACGTTCCCAAAATGCCTTTCCCTCCCCAAGCTAACTATAGCCCCCTTTTCCCTTTGCACTAATATCAAGACACTCAGAATTATATTGTCCCAGCTGGAGTGTAGCAGACCTTTGGCATATGGGAGGCACCAGAAGAAAGAGATGGCTCTTGACTTCTATAGATCCCCAGAAGGGGCAACTAAACACATGATtttcttccactgacttcaatgggaacagAATCACACACCCAGAGTTCAAGCACCCCACCCAAACACTAAACCAGGCCCAGAGCTGGGATCAACACTCAGGAACTTCTGGTTTCCAGTTTCACACTCAGACCACTAGGCTATGCTGCCTTTTAAAGCCCCAAACATACCCAAGTGGATATATTGCTTGAATATGGGGAATCCTTCACCACCCATCTCCTCACTCCCAGCCTTCCAATGAAATGCAGCCACCAGTTACTCACACCACAGAAATGCCCAAGGTCTCCTTGAAGCGTTGTTGCCCTGTGTATCAGCTATCAACAGCCAATCATTGCAGAGCAAAATCTGTCCTCAATAcactatttattttaatggaagaCAGGTGCTACTGTGGGGAGAGACTGGTATATGGACTGCGTGGCAGATAGAGACTAGTCACGTATTATTTATTGTTCACAATATTAAGaatgtaaaaatattaaaaaatgccCTTGAAAATGAATGTCTCAATTGCTTTGTTAAGCCTCTCAGGAACCATCTGCAGAGGGACATGTGCAAGCTCACCACTGCCTGTGGCCACTATTTTATTACATCAGTGACACTTAGGGCCAGAGTCTATTCCTATTAGACACCCAAGTGCAATTCTTTTACATCCTGCTCAAGTCCCAAAAAAAATCCACTGATGCATTTACTTTTCTAACACATCATCATCCGACCCTTAAGACTAAGttacaaaaagcagcaaggaagagaaagacccacccaccttttgcatgaACTGTTTTTCAGAGACTTGGGCAGGGTGAAAGAGAGTTGCATTTAGGTGCCAAAATATTCCTAGATGGAACAGAATCTCAGTCTTAGCATATATTTAACATTTCTCCAAGGAAGGGTAGGATTTGAACTCTTGATGTGCAGACCACTGCTTCTGAGGTTAAAGGAATAGCTTCAATTGCTATCAGCAGTATTGAGCAGCTTACTCAATAGGAGGACATTTTGCTCATGTTACAAGAGCTTTAACCTTCATAGGGCTTTGCAACTACTGGCCAGGCCTCTGAGACCTGGTTCCAAAGCACTAACTGGAGGGGGTTAGCATGCACCTGAACTCCCTGCTCTCTCAGAAGTCTAGCCCTCACCTCACACTGGAAGGGCTTGAGGCCCCACTGGGCCGTGCTAAGGCTGCATGAATGGTGTTTGGCGGCACTCTTGTTTCCAGTCTGTTGCTGCCCTGACTGAGGGGAATTCCAAGGATATCAGACTGGTAGCAGGCCCAGCCCATATCAGGGATATAGGTATGTTTCCCATTGCTTTGTAGTGACCCTGCTAACCAAGGCGTAAGCTTCACCGTGTGGCTTCAAAGCCCTTCACAGGTGGGAAGATGGTTGCACAGGTTTCTTCTCTCAAGAGCAAGGGTATAACTAATCCACTGGGGAGTTTGTACTATAAGCTCCTCTCTTGTGCTTAGACCATAGGACTTATCTATGCCACCTGGCTGCCTTGCCTGGGTAGCAAACCCCACCCAGCCATTTCCATTACACACACACTGaaccccagaggaggaggagcctggAAGTGGCAGCCAGGCATGTGCTTTGAAGCAATGTAGCCAGCCTAAAGCCTTCATGCTTGCCTTATTTTGGAGATTTAGCATGCTCTGAGGAGGGGTGAGTGGGTGCAGCTATCTTCATGCCAGCACACCCAGGCAAGCTGCAGAAGTGGTACAGACAAACCCATTGGGGATACAATGTTGTTATGGAGCTAGAAAGAGTACTGTGGCCCTTTAAGTTCATGCTGTGACTTCTGCTTTTTAGCTGCTACAGCTATGGCTCCAGCTGTAGGTGTAGGCTTAGGTTGCTGCAGCTGATAaactccccagggctgctcctggtgccctgttcattctccctcccccccagataCATTTACGGTTCCAGGTTTGCACTTCCAGGACAAAGCCTTGATGGAGTGGGGTGCCATTCCACCaaccttgctccccccccccccccggtacacTGTGGGGCATGGGGATGTGCATACTTGGCTCCTatggctgggctgcacctgctgtGGAAAAAATTCTAGGGTAGAAGGGGCCATACTGGAGTCAATAAAAGTTGGCCTGCCAATAAAAGTTGACATTCAGTGCTGGTGTCTGGCTCACCCTCCCCACTAATAATCCTACTGGGCttgggcctgctgctgc from Alligator mississippiensis isolate rAllMis1 chromosome 13, rAllMis1, whole genome shotgun sequence includes these protein-coding regions:
- the PRR35 gene encoding proline-rich protein 35, with protein sequence MSKDEVSCKLTSVYKHKERKPKKPHYIPRPWGKPYNYKCFQCPFTCMEKSHLYNHMKYSLCKNSLSLLIESDWPYKKGNLLHPELRLLQATETSRLRGRRDEQEACDSSAAAGVMANPKQAADGDDEGDKPAPEAEVLPSEGINEEASHFQEEEEDMTGLLRELDSAEKKEKAKEEAGDPSEPEVNTLVFGFKNKRDKPCKEVEPDFIITDVFSLKNHMMKGKETPSPDLEAKPKHCKVPKKCLGSSGILMEQWKLVANGQRRGTNDVSPPRTEGNIIPCYPPPAYGDYHEPHGLNLSLLGINYPLNPSLFSYLGPTMTNSATAHPHLTQLPFLASTAQLMHPHSTHFQPLQHPERSAFLPRFYYPLLFEHTFSSTESKTAAGKPEAQQPAGSAMPAPPQPQTASEPQKAGLLKVPVLKTNFPWAKGVREEEEEKWLPQEKESNPALGINSLRKKPAPDVYQNLVGIKDGVFLPNSIRKAELPVVTCLENAGAPVSSLKRKFIGSGLDFMPPDTLIPGKLGYHSSTLRMTPAQLPKSLDRWHMEFHTCPTEEQVKTSGPEVVSPAITPSDHTPCKQSKVQETSASTTDPEATTLLIGDLSKTLEEYQEVEKKLSDLAKEDTPGQKHLREQLVKIRRELYHIHQALEKATKPHEGPLDLSVKRSSEGLEKGHQAKKDAYNLSIGGEKLQSKDQGAINKCVAAGEPGDGDGMPSCLLEAENKTIDLLIKMSRSENLRASSTEAHLGAVIKAEVLPLNVPLELRHVMEPYYSRTTKCEADSSVLLCSDGRSSTTQGPQLPVTEDGPLSCRAMQRSLSCGLPNDTDAVCIHSPLNPDP